The genomic window TCGATGAGGGTGAAGCCTCTGGTTCTCATACGTACCACACCCCTCTCGGCAAGCATTTCGCGGCGAATTTTCGACAAGCGTGGCAGATTGAGTATCCACCAATACGGCCCCCGGGTCAAGCATTGAATATCTGCCGCGGTGCAGCCACGGAACACAGGTGGGCTCGGCCGAGCCGCAGCCGCATCTCTTTCCTCGGGCGGAGCGGGCAACGAGAAGAGAGGCCGCCGTTATCTCGAAGCTCGCGATAGTGGCCAAAGGCCCCGGGACATTGGCGCCCGGAAACCGCCCGGGAGCCCCGGAAGAGCAGCCGAGTCCACTGGTTCCGTTCCGCTTCGCTCCGCTGCATCCGTGGCTACCGGCTGCCGCCCGCTTCGCGGGCCGTGAGGCAAGAGTCCCACCAGCGAGATGCCAACACGCCCGGCCAGCTGAGCCCACACCAGACAGGAAGAGCGCCTGACTTCGGCAGGTCCAGACACGCCCGGAACAGGAAGGGATGACGCGCGGCTGCCTGACAACGAAACCTGATGAGCTCGGTACGTCCAGACGGATTCGGGACAGTGACAGATGACGACCAGATCACTGCAAGACTGCAATGCCACCTGTCGGCCGCATCACCCCCAAAGCTTCCGATCAAGGCTTCGGTACTGTACGGCTTCGGCGATGTGGGGCACCTTTATGTCGTCCGCCCCATCGAGGTCGGCAATGGTTCGGGCTAGCTTGATTATCCGGTCGTGGGCACGGGCCGACAGGCTGAACTGGTCAATCGCGGCCCGCAAGAGGGCCTGGCAGTCGGAAGACAAGGGGCAGAAATCACGCAGCGCCTTGGATGGCATGTCACCATTATGCCTGAAGCGGGTGCCCTGGAAACGTTCCCGCTGTCTAGTCCGTGCGGCCATGACACGCTGCTGGATCTGTGCGGAAGGCTCTCCCGGGCGGCGGTCCATGAGCTCATCCGGGGTCAGACGCGGGACCTCCATGTGAATGTCGATGCGGTCCAGCAGGGGGCCACTGATACGCTTCTGGTAGCGCTGGATGGCGCCCAGGCTGCAGTTGCAGGGCTTGATCGGGTCACCGTAGAACCCGCAGGGGCAGGGGTTCATGGCGGCGATGAGTTGGAAGTTTGCCGGGAATGTCAGGGCCATCTGCGCCCTCGAGATTGTGACCTGCCGGTCCTCCAGTGGCTGGCGCAAGACTTCCAGGGCGGCGCTGGAGAACTCAGGCAATTCATCCAGGAACAGCACGCCGTTGTGCGCGAGGCTGATCTCGCCCGGCTGTGGGATTGACCCGCCGCCCGCAAGGCCGGGCGTGCTCACCGTGTGGTGCGGCGAACGGAAGGGCCTTTGGCGGATGAGGGCGTTCTTCTTGGGGACCTGACCTACTATGGAGTACAGCTTCGTGACCTCGAGGGCTTCTTCCAGCGTCATATGCGGCAGGATGCCGGGCACTCGTCGGGCCAGCATGGTCTTGCCGGAACCCGGAGGGCCGATCATGAGCACATTGTGGCCGCCCGCAGCGGCGACTTCCAGCGCGCGCTTCACGTGCTCCTGACCTCTCACATCCGCGAAGTCGATGGCGTACGGCTCGGCCTCGAGGTCGATGTCCTCCTCGCTGACTTGCACTGGGTCTGCCATGAAACCTTTCTCCAGCAGACAGACGCAGTCATACAGCGTCTCGGCCGTATAGACCTCGAAATCATCCACGACAGCCGCTTCCTTGCCGTTATCCGGCGGAACAACGACGCAGGCCTTGCCCCAGGATTTCGCGCCAAGGGAAACAGGAAGGGCCCCACTGATCGGCCGCAAGATGCCGTCCAGCGACAGTTCGCCTACCAGCACGGTGCGGTCGAGGTCGTCATCCATGCTCACCTGCCCACTGGCGACGAGAATGCCAAGGGCGATGGGCAGGTCGAATGCCGGACCCGCTTTCTTCACATCTGCGGGCGCCAGGTTGACCACGATCTGCTCCATGGGAAACTCGAAACCCGAGTTCTTGATTGCGGCCTGGACCCTCTCCCTGCTCTCGCGCACTGCGGGGTCAGGAAGCCCCACAATGTCAAACTTCTTCAGACCCCGCGAGATGTCGACTTCGACCTCAACTGCGTAGGCGTCTATTCCGAGTATTGCGGCGGAGTGAACACGTGCGAGCATGTAACGCGGCCCCCCGGAAGTGAGATTTCCACATTCTTTTCCTCCAATCAGCGAACACAACCTCCCCGGGCCATGAAGAAACGCGGAGACGGTGCAAGGCATCGAGTCGGGACAAGACCCGGGAAATCATCCGAACCAGACCTGATACGAGCGAAACGCCTCGCCGCCAAAGGCGCCGATGAGACTCCACACCCCACCGGCGACCACGAACTGCCCCAGCACGATGCCCAGGGCCGCCGGAATCAGCCTTCGGTAAAGGCCCACTCCACCCAGACGCAATGCCAGGCCTTTGACGATGGACGCCATGAGCAGGGCAGCCCATGTCCGGTATCCACGCACAGTACCCAGGACGAATCCCAGCGGGTGAATCGGGAACCTGAGGAAGCGGTGGCGCAGGAAGGTAAGCCCGAAGGTGGCGATCAGCCCCCACAATGCCGCAATGCTTTCCCCCACATTCGGGGCTTCATGTTTCTTCGCGTACCCTTCCAGCATCTTGAAGGCGTAGCTCGCGGAGCTAACTCGCATGCCGCCGCTGTGCGCGCCGCCCTCGAGGAAGTTGGCCCCGTACTGGTAGTACGTGTGCAGCTGAATAACCAGCGAGATCACCGTGCCCATGAGGACCGCGAGAGTGAGCGCGGCACGAATGTCGAGCTTGCCCAGGCCGGCGCGCCGCGACAACTCAATGCCTTCGAACTGGTACGCCCCGAGACCGGACAGATACCCTCGCGGCAGAAACCAGGCCAGCGACATGATGGTGAGGTTGCGGAAGGTGCCGTCCACCACGAAGGCCTTGGACCCAAACAGCGCAATGAGCAGGCGGTACTGCTCGGTGACCGGAAATGCCCACTGCAGTGGGGCCCCAGCCTCGCAGCGCAGGCGCGAGTAGCTCAGGGCGAAGATGTAGATCAGGCCGAAGAATCCTAGCGCCGTGAGAGGCGACATTCCGGCAGCCCACCACCAGGCCATGCTGCCGAATGCGGTCAGGAAGAACCCAGCGATGAGCCAGGGGCGCTCGCGCCAGATACCTGCGAGATGCTCCCTTGCTGCGAAGACGATAATGCCGGCCATGGCGATGAAGCACCCCGCCGACTGGGGCTCGAGGTGCGGGAAGCGCGGGATATCGTAACCCATGGCGGCGGCGCCGACCTGCTCGCACAGCAGCAGCCCATAGGCGAAAAGTGCGGAATTGACAATCTCCAGGGGCATGAGATACCCGAAGCCCACGACCTCGGGGCGCCACCAGGCGAGGAGAGGCTGCAAGGCGTTGAGGGGGCGATCATGGAACAGCGCGCCGACGTCATAGGACACGCCGAGAGCGGGGACGCCGGGGTTGAATGCATGCAGGATATTGAGCCCGTTGTGGATCAGCGCAAGAGAGAACCCGATCCACATGACCGGGTCTCGCCAGAGCGGGGGCGTCTTGCCGCCGGCGCTCGAATCAGTGATCATCAGCGGGATCTCATTGATTGCGAAAGCCAGACGCTCGCGGTTCGCCCACTGGTCCACGAATAGCTCTGCCATGAAGTGCAGAGTGCCGAACAAGAGCAAGATGAAGACCAGCCAGGTGAACATGGGACGCAGCCAGAGCGCCCAAGGAACGCCGCCCTCGGTGGCTTCGAAGAACTGGCGGATGACTTCGTCATCAGTGGGGGCGACCCAGGCAGGGAGGAACCGGCGGAACTCGTCCCATCCGTTCTCGGGGGTCGCGAAGTACTGCAGTGCCACGAAATTCGGGGCCATCTGGCGAAGTGCGCCACCGGCAGAGAGAGCAATTCCCAGAGCCAGGTACACGTAGATGAAGAGGATTTCGCCCCGCGAAAGAGCCAGTGAGGGCCAGCGACGCCGGGCGATTCCCGCCAGGGCAATGAGCAGCACCACACCCGTCAGCGCGGGCACGGGCGGCACGCTCATGCTGACCTGGCAGGTGACCGTGAGAAGCTCGGCCTGACGCACCCAGAGGTTCCCGGCGACCAGAAGTGCGGTCCCCACGATGAACGCCCGCAGGGTAAGGCACTTTGCCCGTGGCGGGTGTGTTATTGAAGATGAGGACTGCGCGCAAGAGCCATCCATGGACAAGCCGCGAACCTCGCGCCTGCGTGCTCACGATCCGCCTGCCGGCGGGGAGGGATTATATCATGCGAGCAATGGCAGTGGCCGCTGCTTTTGCGGTCGCCGCGATGTCCGGAATCCGCGCCGAAGCGAACGCCGTGTCGCTCCAGAGGACCGTGGTCATCGACGGGCACGAACTGGTGCTGGATACTTCGCCGGTAAAGATCAGCTTAGAAGCAGCGCCGGTGTTCGAAAACGAGCCCAGACAGGCGGACCTTGCCCGGAAGCTCTTTCGCAGCCATTCCGAGGCCTGGCATGCGGCGCAGAAAGCCGGCGTCACCGTCCTGCCCTCGGTCTCGCTTGTTCAGGCCAAGTGCAAGAAGCTGGACGACGGCATCTACGCGGCCGTGGAACTTGCGGCGGAAGACGGCATCGGCAAGATCCGCCCCGGCAAGCACGAACTGCTGGTCCAGCTGCTTACCGCGGTGAACAACTCGGACGTGAGTTCCTCCTTCGGTGAAGAGGCGGCACGCCTCGCGGTCTCCCGCATCTATGGCGCCTTCAAGAACGCCGGCTTTCCCCTGGAATTCACCAGTGCACGACTGGTCGGCCGCCTGCCGGACGAGTCACGCAAGCCGGTGGGATTCTACACCTGGAACCTGCAACTTGAGCGCATCTTCAAGCGCGACACCGCACTGCAGTCCGGGTTCAACCTGACTGACCCCGAAGAGCTTGCGGCGGCGTGCCTGATCGTCAAGGCCCTGTGGGACAACCCGAGCCTGCGCGGGTCACTGGAAGCGACCTGGAACCTGTACGCGAGGCTGACCAACCCGCTCGTGAGCATCTCCCCCGAGGAAATCCGCCACCTGGCCGAGTCTGTGGGAGGGCTTGCGGCTGCGACGGATGACCCGAAATCGGCGCGCCGGCTGGCCGACAAATTCCGAGACGCTCCTGCGCCGCCCTTCGCACTTCTGCCCCGCTCCTTCTCGCGGGAAGGATCGCAGATCCAGACTGGTGGCATGGACGCGTTCATCTCATCCGTGCGCGATGGATCGGTCTCGCTGAAGCCCGACGCCGACTCCGGCTGGTACCAGCACCAGATGTTCTCACTGGAGCCGCTCCTCATGCCCGACAAGTTCCCTGAAGGCGCGAAGCTGGAACTCAGTGAAGAGTACCGGAAGCTGATGGAGGCGCAGTTCCGGTCCATCGCCAGCCAGATACGTGAGACCCACGCCAAACAGATTCCGCCCGAGGCAGCCGCGCCGCCGGTGGAGTTGCCGACGCATCTCTCCGTGGAGCCTTTCCCCACTGTCTACCAGCGGCTTGCGCAGTCCTACGAGTTCCTGTCGAAACAGCTGGTTGAGCGCATTGGCATTGAGGCGCTGTCCCTGCACGCGCGGGATGAAGGCGGCGTGGAGCGCCCCGACAGTATTGGAGATGAGGTGAGAAGACTCCGGGGTCTTCTCAGCGGGTTGGAGCTTCTCGCGCGGCGGGACATCGGCGTCGCGATGGACGGAGCAACGAAGGGTCCGGACGTCCGGGCAGAAGGCTGGAAGGAATTCGCAGAGCGCTGGCTCGCCCGCTGGCATGAGGACCCCGACATGGCCCGCGACGTGCGCATGATGGTGCCGGTGGGGCTGGACCCGCCGCGACACTGGGCGGTGCTCGGGGTGCGGCTGGCACGGATCAAGGCGAGATACCTGGAGCCGCCGAAGGTCGTGAAAGGCGACGCATACGTGAACTTTGGCGAGACGGAATACTGGCTGCCCATCGAGGAGATGGTGGAAGTCACGGGCATGCGGGAGCCACTGAACCACGAAGAGTTCCGGGCCCTGTGTGACCGCGCCGGAAGCGCGGAGGAGATCGTGCGAAGCCTGCAGCAAGCGGGCGGCCAGGCCCAACTGCCGCCAGCCGAGCAGGGGAAACAACCGGCGATACCGATGGTTTCCGGCCCCGCGTGGGTACTGCTGAGCGTGCTGATACTGGCCCTGATCGGGCTGGTGGTCTGGCGGTTGATCCAAGGGGCATTGGGGAGGTAGCGGACGGCCGGCAGTGGAGACCCTCGCCCCGCACCGCTGAGGTCGGTTGCCTGCCCCCACCAAGGGCGCACGGCCGCCCGTAGTTGCTCACTCCAGGAACGGGGAGGTTTGCAAAGGGCGAGGACGTTCCGTCGGGCGGGATGTCTGGCCGAAGGCGTGCAGCCCCGGGCTGCGACCCGGGGCGTGTATGCCGCACTGCACAGGTCCTTCCAATGCGCCCCCTCTGCTTTACTCCTGTTTCGCCCCAACCATGCGGATCAATGTGGACAACGGGAAATCCCGGCCCCGGAAGTCGTAGTTGAACTCCAGGAACAAGGCCGCGTACCCTTCCTCAGGGGTCTTCAGCAGATGCCCGAATGAGCCCTGCTTCGGCTCCACCTCGACGCTCTCCCACTTTGCTTTCCGGAAGTCGCTGGTGGGCGAGGTCGCGGTCCAGGCCAGGACATTCTTCGGCTCCACGTCGCTTCGACCGCAGATCGTAACACCCGCATCGTCCTCGTCCACTGTCCAGCTCAACTGGGGTAGCTTTGCATCCCCCGCGATGGTGGCGACGAAGCCTGCCAGCCCGTTGAGCACGCGCACCCGGTCGTCCAGACCGTGGCCGGAGTTCGGCACGTAAAGGATCCGCCGGGGCTCGGGAAGCTCAGTGAAGTAGTTGTCCGCAGCGCCCAGTGGCCAGTATGGGTCATTAGTACCGGCAATGATGAGCTTCGGCATGGTGGCGCGGTCGCGGTACGTGTAGGGGTCCACCATGGTGCTGAGCGCGCGGCCTTCCTCGCCAGCAAGCATATCGGGCAGCCCGCGCTTCGTGTAGTCGTCGATCTGCTCGCTGTACGCTCCCCACTGCCGCAGGTGGTGGGCCATCTGCGCGGGCAGATTGAGATTGTCGTAGACCATAGGCGCGATACCCTTCACTCGCCTATCGACTTCGCCGGTGAACCATGTGGTCCAGCCGCGCTTCGAGCCGCCGGTGACCACAAAACCATCCACCTTCCTGCCCCAGTCACGCTCGGAAAGACCCTGGATCGCGTCCATTGCGCGCACCGCCGCCTTGGTCATTGGGAACAGAAGCGGCCAGGATGGATCGCCTGTCTCGAGGTACTTCGTGAAGGTGTAGGAGATCGCGGCATCCTCCCGCAGTCCGTCGAACAGGGGCTGGTTGGGGATGTCCCCGAGTACTGCAATGGGCATGCCGATCATGTTCGCGATGAGGGTCGCCAGGGCGAACTCGGCACCCACAGGATTCCCGCCGGTGATCACGAGTACGCAGAGCTCGGGGTGCTTCACCTGCGCCGGGCGAGCGATAGCGATGCGGTGCTTCCACTCGCCGCCCTGCCACCGTTGCGACACCATGTTGAGGGTGGTCACTGACCCGCCGTCTGCGGCTGAGGTGGACCCTGCAACTTCCCAGGTGAAGCTGTCGTCGGGCGCGGCGACATAGTCAAAGATCGGCTGGCCGAGGGCGGAGACGGCGAGCAACGACGCAGCGAGGACGGCGAACAGGGCAAGCATACGCATGGATCGGGGCTCCTATCTGATTGGTGGGCGCGGCTGGTGCTATTGCAAGGGCGAGTTCTCGCCAACGACCCGCTCCCGGGTTTCGGCCACTGCGCCACGGAGCAGTTCCAGCTCGTTCTCAACCTCATCTGACGCTTCCTGCTCCACTCGGGCATCCATCTGCAGCCTCAACTGGGATAGTTTGAGGCGCAGGTTGTCGAGGGTTGCCTCGGCCCCGGACAGGCGCAGGAGGTAATCGGATTCCCGCTCGGCGTTCGCCTGCAGGTACTTGAGAGTCTCCTGCTTGTGTCTGATCTCCCGGGCGATCTGCTCCCGCGCGACTTCAGTATTCGCTTCCTGGAGATCATGTTCCAGTCGGTCGATATCGTCTTGTACGTCGGCTTCACTATGAACCAGGCGGGCTTCGCGGAAGGCAATGACGTGCCGCGCGAGCTCGTCCGCGTCACGGCCGAGCTGGCGCAGCTGACCGCGCAGGTGCGCCAGCGACGTTTCGGAGGTTCCAACCTCCTCCAGCGCCAGCTTCATCTTCCGCTGGATGCGCCGACGCATGGCGTGAACGTCTTCATACGGACGCCGTGCCGCGTGTCGGGAGGCCTGCACGCACGCTGTGATCACGAAGGAAAGCAGCAACAGCGGGACCGCGACGGAAGGAATGATGACCCCCAGCGGCACCGCGGGAGGGACGTACAGCAGCTCGGCCTCAAGATCCCCCGAGAGGGATTCGCGCACTTCGGAAGGGGTGCGAATGAACTCGTCCACGAGACGGTCGACGTCCACCCGAATTGTGATGGACTTGCCCGAGTGATCCTTGCCCGACACCGGTCCGAAGGTATATGTGTGCCTTGCGCTATCCTCGGCGATGGTCTCGACCGGCGGGTCCAGCACAACGAGGTCGTGGGGCTGGACGAAATCGCCGGTGGCATCCTGGCGGTATCGGGCATCGTACCTGCGACCATCGATCTCACACTCGAATGTCCCGGACAGGCGCACCTGGTACTCGCCTTTGCCCTGCATGGCAGGAAGGGAGACGACGGTGCCATCCAGGGGAATATCTGCTGCCCCCGCAGGGTGGGCACTGCGCGCGGCAAGCGCCGGGAGTGCGGACAATACCAGCAGCATGGCGGCAACGGGTGCGGCGGACATCATAGCAGTATGCCTCGCTGTTGGCGGCAAGGTCGCAGGCCCTCTCGGCATCGGAGGTTCTTCCCTGTGGACCGAATGTTCACTCACAGGTAGAAACCTGTCCGTGCCCAAGATGTTCCCACATCCACGAAGCAGGCCCCCGGTCACTCGGTCCATGTGTCGTACATCACAATTTGCTCCAACGGAATACGGGATTTCGGCCGCGGCGCATCCGCCGGATAACCCAGGGGCATCAGTTCCACCACCCGGATCTCACCCCCGCGCGGGATCCCGCAGACATCCTTCACCGCGGCCTCATCGAAGGCGCCGATCCAGCAGGTCCCCAGTCCCTCGGAGACCGCTTGGAGGGCAATGTGCTCCAGGGCGATGGCCACATCAATCGGGTAGCACAACTGGCCACAGCGCATCGTGTGACTGTCCGTCTTGGCGCAGGCAACGATGACCACAGGCGCCTGGCCTACGAACTTCTGGCCGCTTGCTGCCTGCACGAGCTGCGCCCTGAGCGCCGGGTCCTTGACCAGGATGAAGCGCCATTCCTGCCGGTTGCTGGCCGAGGGTGCAAGACGCGCTGCTTCCATCACCCGCTCAAGCTTCTCCGGCTCGATCTCCCTGTCCTGATAGGCACGCACGCTGTATCGTGCACTGATCGCCTCAAAGACATCCATGGGCTTCTCCTCCTCCAAAGGATTTGGTGTATAATTCGCCCGAAGCCCCCCGGCTCCTTTATGTTGAGCCGGAACCCGTGCAGTGCCTGCCGCCTCGGCAACAAGCGGCGGCGTGAATCTGAGGCCCGAGCGTGTGGAATCCATTTGCACCACGCCATACGGTGACGGACGTCAGCCTCGACCATGTGCCCGTGATGCAGCAGACGGAAGACGCTTTCACCACGCTGGCCCATGCGGTGGCAGCCCTGCTTCGGCTGTACGGCCGGCCGCGCTCCGTGGATGAAGCTGCGCTGCACACGGGTGACTGTTTCGCCATCGACCTGTCCACGGAATCGCCCGGTCTGGGCCTTACCGCTTCCTGCGAGTTACTGACCGAGGGCCTCCAGGACCTCGGACTACTGGCGCGTCTTGCATGCCACAGCGCAGACCCGGACCAGTACACGAGGCTGTTCACTGTGGTGCGCGCCGGACTACGTAACTACCGGCCCACCCTGGCTTGCGGAGGCTGGCCCAATCCCAGCACTACGGGCAGACGAGGCTACTTCTGGGGGATCGTCCACGGGTTCGATCTCAACACAGCGGACTTTGTGGGCTCCACGGTCCGCGACCCATTCCTGGACAAGCTGCTCGCAACGGACCTCGTCTGGCCCGTGCAGCCGGAAACAATCCGCGGCGCCTATCTTATCGAGGGCTGGCAGGAGCCGCCGCTAAAGCCCGGCAAGCTGATCCGGCGTGCATTAGCGCGAGGAGTGAGCCTTCTTGCCGGCGAGGGTGGGATCGGCGGCCTCGCCGCGTATGCGCGCCTCCTGCGAGTACTGGCGAAGGAGGAGTTGGCCCCCGATAGCCCCCTGGCGTCTCGTTACCCATTCCCAATGATGGTAGCGGTGCGGACGCAGTTCGAGCAGATCGCCCGAAACCTGGACAACGCAAGCGCAGTTGTGCCCCGACGTCTGCGAGCGACCATGTCCACATGCCGTTCGCTGGCGCACGATGCGGCCAATCTCCTGCTGAATTCGGAACCGCCGCGCGTGTATGGGCGCAGGGCCCGAGGAGCGATCCGGGCAGGCAAGTGGCCGTGGGCGGAGGATGCGTGGCAGAAGCGTGTGGAGGAACTTGCCGACCCGAGTAGTGATGCGCGTGAAGCTGAAATAGAGCGCATCGAGACACTCAGGGACCTGCACGGACGGCTTACTGAGGCGCTTGACCTTCTCGTGTCATAGACACGGAAAACGTCCCGGGCGGAGGCCCGAATAGACCTCCGCCCTCGGAAGTCTCATTTCCCCGACAGGGCGCTACTTCGACTTCGCTTCTTCCATCATTGTGATGAGTTCCTCGGGCGTCTTGAACCCCGTATCCTCGAGGACTACGCTCCCGTCGGCCTTCGCGAACACCACGTGGGGGATGAACTGAGTCCCGTACTTCTCGGGCACTTCCTGGTTCTCGTCCGAATTCACCTTGATGCACACGAAGTCCCGGGACGCGGCCACAATCTTGGGATCGGGCCAGGTCTTCTCATCCATTTGACGGCAGGGCGGGCAGTAGTCACTATAGATGTCAATCAGGACCAGCTTGCCGGACTTATCGGCCTCGTCGAGAGCCGCTTGATAGTCACTCAGCCATTTCACTCCATCATCCGCGGAGTCGGTCTCAGCGGAGGCCTCGTCGGTTCCGCCGGCATCCGTCTCGGCCTCCTGCGCTTCCGGAACGGCTGCCTGTGCTTCGGGAGCAGTGGGTGGTGTGGGATCCGGGCTGCTCTCCGGAGCCTGTACAGGAGCTTTGCAGCCTGCAGCGATGACAACAACCAGGATGGTCACTGCATACCGCCAGACGGTTGCGAACCTCACGGAGGACCATCTCCCTCGCGCGGAAGCGCAGCCCGCGCTCAAAAGGTAACTACAGAGACATAGCATGAATGCAATAACGCGGTCCGCGCGGAGAAATATCCCGCCCCTCAGTCCCATTCCAGCAAGACCCCGAGGCACTCGCCGGGGCTCTCATAGAGCAAGTCGAAGGCGTCTTTGGCCCGCGCGGCGGGGAACCGGTGTGTGATCATTGTCTCTCCGGCGATCACACCGCGCGAAAGCAGTTCCAGAGACTTGTCCGAGCACGTCGGCCGATGGGTACCGGCGCTGTTGGCGCCGATAACCCTGTGCCCCATGAGCAACGAGGCATCCAGCGGCAGGGGCTGATCCTGATACAGGCCGATGACCACAATCTGCCCGCCGTAGGCTACCATCTTCTGAAGTTGCGGGAACACTCGCGCCGCCCATTGCCCGCCGACGGCCTCATAGACAACCCGCGCGCCCTTGCCGTCGGTAGCGTCCCGCACGGCGCTCACGGCATCTGTCATGGAGGCATCGATCACCAAGTCCACGCCAAGGTCTCGAGCGATGCGGCAACGCAGGGGGAGTGCATCCACGCCAATGATCTGGGCCGGCTTCCATTCCCGAACGATCTGCGCCATCACCATGCCGATGATCCCCTGCCCGACGATCACCACTGTGTCCCCTTCGCGAATATCGCCGGCAATCGACCAGGACCAGCCGCTGGTGCCAAAAGGCCAGAATGTGCCGAGTTCCAGGGAGACATTGTCCGGCAGGCGAACAATCGACGGGTTATGTTGTTTGTCATGTTCAGGCGCGAGCACATACTCTGCATGGGGGCGCAGAGCAGCCACTCGGTCCCCTACGCGGAACCCGGTTACATCAGCTCCCACCGCCTCAACGTAACCGGCGGCCGCGTAGCCCATCACGCCAGGATCCACGGCTTTCTCGGACAAGTACCTGCCGCCAAGTTCCGAGCCGCGACTGATGAGACTGCAACTGACCTTGACTAGCACATCGCCCGGGCCAACCTCCGGAATAGGGGCAGGCTCCAGAAAAACGTTGCCGACTCCTTCGCCCTTGGCAAGCCTGAGCATAGCGGGGCACCATCCTCTCAGCGAGGTTGAGGCCGTCCGGTCAGCGTCTTCCGCGAGTACGCGTCCAACTTTCCGCCCCGTACTTCGTCTCCACGAGTTCGGCCGCTCTTGCCCGTTCTTCATCAGTCAACGGCTGTTCCGCGATGAGCACCCCGAAGGCCTCGGCGAACCCGCTCACCACGGCCCGCCCGAGTTCATCGAAGCTAACCCTCCTGCCAAGCACCTCCGCCACCGTAGCGGCGTGGCGAGACAGTCCGTTGGCATCGCCCACATCACTGGGGCGCTTCCCGAGGATCTCCAGGTGCTCGGAGGCGGCCAAGGTGATCGGGATCGA from Armatimonadota bacterium includes these protein-coding regions:
- a CDS encoding prepilin-type N-terminal cleavage/methylation domain-containing protein, whose amino-acid sequence is MSKIRREMLAERGVVRMRTRGFTLIELLVVIAII
- a CDS encoding YifB family Mg chelatase-like AAA ATPase, yielding MLARVHSAAILGIDAYAVEVEVDISRGLKKFDIVGLPDPAVRESRERVQAAIKNSGFEFPMEQIVVNLAPADVKKAGPAFDLPIALGILVASGQVSMDDDLDRTVLVGELSLDGILRPISGALPVSLGAKSWGKACVVVPPDNGKEAAVVDDFEVYTAETLYDCVCLLEKGFMADPVQVSEEDIDLEAEPYAIDFADVRGQEHVKRALEVAAAGGHNVLMIGPPGSGKTMLARRVPGILPHMTLEEALEVTKLYSIVGQVPKKNALIRQRPFRSPHHTVSTPGLAGGGSIPQPGEISLAHNGVLFLDELPEFSSAALEVLRQPLEDRQVTISRAQMALTFPANFQLIAAMNPCPCGFYGDPIKPCNCSLGAIQRYQKRISGPLLDRIDIHMEVPRLTPDELMDRRPGEPSAQIQQRVMAARTRQRERFQGTRFRHNGDMPSKALRDFCPLSSDCQALLRAAIDQFSLSARAHDRIIKLARTIADLDGADDIKVPHIAEAVQYRSLDRKLWG
- a CDS encoding nitroreductase family protein, with the translated sequence MDVFEAISARYSVRAYQDREIEPEKLERVMEAARLAPSASNRQEWRFILVKDPALRAQLVQAASGQKFVGQAPVVIVACAKTDSHTMRCGQLCYPIDVAIALEHIALQAVSEGLGTCWIGAFDEAAVKDVCGIPRGGEIRVVELMPLGYPADAPRPKSRIPLEQIVMYDTWTE
- a CDS encoding thioredoxin family protein, which translates into the protein MRFATVWRYAVTILVVVIAAGCKAPVQAPESSPDPTPPTAPEAQAAVPEAQEAETDAGGTDEASAETDSADDGVKWLSDYQAALDEADKSGKLVLIDIYSDYCPPCRQMDEKTWPDPKIVAASRDFVCIKVNSDENQEVPEKYGTQFIPHVVFAKADGSVVLEDTGFKTPEELITMMEEAKSK
- a CDS encoding zinc-binding dehydrogenase; translated protein: MLRLAKGEGVGNVFLEPAPIPEVGPGDVLVKVSCSLISRGSELGGRYLSEKAVDPGVMGYAAAGYVEAVGADVTGFRVGDRVAALRPHAEYVLAPEHDKQHNPSIVRLPDNVSLELGTFWPFGTSGWSWSIAGDIREGDTVVIVGQGIIGMVMAQIVREWKPAQIIGVDALPLRCRIARDLGVDLVIDASMTDAVSAVRDATDGKGARVVYEAVGGQWAARVFPQLQKMVAYGGQIVVIGLYQDQPLPLDASLLMGHRVIGANSAGTHRPTCSDKSLELLSRGVIAGETMITHRFPAARAKDAFDLLYESPGECLGVLLEWD